One genomic window of Gossypium hirsutum isolate 1008001.06 chromosome D11, Gossypium_hirsutum_v2.1, whole genome shotgun sequence includes the following:
- the LOC107890312 gene encoding indole-3-acetic acid-amido synthetase GH3.17, with protein sequence MASEKEIKEIYENGMNILEDLTNNVQEIQEQVLEEILKRNAGTEYLSRFFPNGQADNQSFKTNVPIITYEDIQPYIDRIANGETSSILLAYRIIQFLLSTGTSGGQPKLIPMTAESFEKRMSDLLLSDLVTRKCFSGSDEGKSLYLYFIKPEMETPSGLKASFFTTFYFKTESFKNGLAKFCTSAIDTILCLDNKQSMFCQLLTGLLQRDEVVRFGSTFASVLARTIKFLEDYWRELCSNIRTGYLSDWIIDPGCKNAMSLILTRPNRELADSIQQICEDKSWEGIIVKLWPKIKYIHCIITGSMSQYVSLLEFYGGGIPLVSPIYNSSESSFGINLKPLSKPFDVSYTFLPNTAYFEFLPVGKDGEGKAQETWTDDEPVDLANVKLGRYYEVVVTTLAGLYRYTVGDVLKVTGFYNKSPQFQFVERRNVVLSIDVDKTTEEDLSKAIMKAKLILEPLGIMLTTYSSYADTSLTPGRYVLFWELKMKGSNDLPKLDAKIMEQCCCMVEESFDFTYKSHRKGGAISALEVRVVKHGTFDELMDFYVSKGVSVAQYKPPSCLKSEEAVMILNSGMVGKFFSPKTMF encoded by the exons ATGGCTAGcgagaaagaaataaaggaaatatatgaaaatggaaTGAACATTTTGGAAGATTTAACCAACAATGTTCAGGAAATACAAGAACAAGTGTTGGAGGAGATACTGAAGAGAAATGCAGGAACAGAATATCTAAGCAGATTCTTCCCCAATGGCCAAGCTGACAACCAAAGCTTCAAAACAAATGTACCCATTATTACTTATGAAGATATCCAGCCTTACATCGATCGGATTGCTAACGGAGAGACCTCATCTATCCTTTTGGCTTATCGCATCATCCAGTTCCTCCTaag CACTGGTACTTCTGGGGGGCAGCCGAAGTTGATACCTATGACAGCTGAAAGTTTTGAGAAAAGGATGTCCGATCTTCTTCTGTCTGACCTTGTGACCAGAAA ATGTTTTAGCGGCTCAGATGAAGGCAAATCGTTGTACCTATATTTTATCAAACCAGAGATGGAAACTCCATCTGGATTAAAAGCATCATTCTTCACAACTTTCTATTTCAAGACCGAAAGCTTCAAAAATGGCCTGGCTAAGTTTTGCACAAGTGCTATCGACACCATCTTATGTTTGGACAACAAGCAAAGTATGTTCTGCCAATTGCTTACCGGTTTACTACAGCGAGATGAGGTCGTACGGTTTGGTTCGACCTTTGCATCGGTTTTGGCAAGGACCATCAAGTTCTTAGAAGATTATTGGAGAGAATTATGTTCTAACATTAGAACAGGTTACCTCAGTGATTGGATTATTGACCCTGGTTGCAAAAATGCCATGTCATTGATCCTTACTAGGCCAAACCGCGAATTGGCTGATTCGattcaacaaatatgtgaagATAAATCATGGGAAGGGATCATTGTGAAACTTTGGCCTAAAATCAAATATATCCATTGCATCATTACCGGTTCCATGAGCCAATATGTTTCATTACTTGAATTTTATGGAGGAGGGATCCCTTTAGTTTCACCAATTTATAATTCTTCGGAATCTAGTTTTGGGATCAATTTAAAACCACTAAGCAAGCCCTTTGATGTCTCTTACACCTTTCTCCCAAATACGGCTTACTTTGAATTCCTCCCTGTGGGTAAAGATGGTGAAGGAAAGGCTCAAGAAACTTGGACTGACGACGAACCGGTCGATCTTGCGAATGTGAAGCTTGGTCGATATTACGAAGTTGTGGTCACTACTTTGGCTG GTCTATATCGATATACAGTCGGAGATGTTCTCAAGGTAACCGGATTCTATAATAAATCTCCTCAGTTTCAATTTGTGGAACGACGAAATGTGGTTTTGAGTATTGATGTGGACAAAACAACTGAAGAAGACCTTTCAAAAGCAATCATGAAAGCAAAACTCATCCTCGAACCACTCGGCATCATGTTAACAACATATAGTAGCTACGCCGACACCTCGTTGACACCAGGTCGATATGTATTATTTTGGGAGCTGAAGATGAAAGGCAGCAATGATTTACCAAAACTCGATGCAAAGATAATGGAACAATGCTGCTGTATGGTGGAAGAATCCTTTGATTTTACTTATAAATCACATAGGAAAGGTGGTGCAATTTCAGCTTTAGAGGTAAGGGTGGTTAAACACGGAACCTTCGATGAACTCATGGATTTCTATGTATCGAAGGGAGTTTCCGTTGCCCAGTACAAGCCACCTAGTTGCCTTAAATCTGAGGAAGCGGTAATGATATTAAATTCAGGGATGGTGGGGAAGTTTTTCAGCCCCAAAACTATGTTTTAA